In Caloramator sp. E03, the sequence AAAGGTACATTAGCTGCTGCAAATCCTGTTGATTTTGGTGCAGAGGTGCTAAAAGGCGTTGTTAAAAGAGTTCCTCAACTTGATTTAAATGATATTGATGATGTAATTGTAGGATGTGCAATACCTGAAGGGAAAATGGGTTTAAATCCAGCAAGAAATATTGTAATAAGAGCAGGATTCCCAGTTGAAGTTCCAGCTCAGACTGTTAACCGCTTTTGTGCATCGGGTGTACAGGCAGTAGCAATAGGTGCTTCTATGATAATGAGTGGTTTACAGGACGTTGTAATTGCAGGTGGGGTAGAATCCATGTCATGCCCTGTTATTTCAGATAATTCAGCTTATTTAAATGAATGGCTTCTTAATAATACAGATATCTATATGCCCATGGGAATTACAGCTGAAAACGTAGCAGCAAGATGTGGTATAAGCAGAGAGCGTATGGAACAGATGGCTGTTGAAAGCCATGCTAAAGCTGCAGAGGCTGTAGAAAATGGCCTGTTTGATGACGAAATAATTCCTGTTACAGGATATGATAAAGAAGGTAATCCCGTTATATTTAAACGTGATGAATGCTATAGAAAAGGAACAAACATGGAGGTATTGGCTACTTTGAAGCCTTGCTTTAAGGAAGATGGTTTGGTAACGGCTGCCACATCTTCACAAAGAAGTGATGGTGCTTCCTTTGTTGTGTTGATGTCTGAAAAAAAGGCAAAAGAACTTGGAATAAAACCAATTGCAAGTTTTATATCCTTTGCAGTTGAGGGGTTAGACCCGGCATATATGGGATTAGGTCCAATTTATGCAGTTGAGAAAGTTTTAGATAAATCAGGTCTCACTCTTGAAGATATGGATGTAATTGAACTAAATGAAGCTTTTGCATCACAAGCTATTGCAACGATTGATGAACTTAAAATGGATAAGAGTAAAGTTAACCCAAGAGGTGGCGCTCTTGCTCTTGGACATCCATTGGGAGCAACCGGTGCAATATTACTTTGTAAAGCTATGAATTACTTAAAAGACACAGGTGGTAAATATGGCCTTATTACTATGTGTGTCGGTGGAGGAATGGGAGCAGCCTGCATTATAGAAATGATGGAATAGGAGGAATAATATTGAATTTTGAACGCAGAAGATGGATATATATGGCATCGGCAATGGTGTTGGCATTGTGCTCTGGAATAGGATATGCATGGAGTGTATTTCAAAAGCCACTTATGGGAAATTTAAATTGTGGACTTAAAGCTATTTCCTTTACATTCACAATTCAGATACTTATATCAACCATTGCACCTGTTTTTCTTGGAAAATATCAGAAGACATTAGGAGTTGGAAATTATCTAAGAATAGGTATTGGCTTTTATGTAATTGGTCTTGCTGCAACAATGTTTACAAATACAATAGGCTATTTATATATTGTATATGGCATTGTTGTAGGTATTGGGATTGCAATGTTGTATCCAACCTTAATGTCATATTCTACAAGTTTATTTCCAGATAAGACTGGATTAGCCTCAGGTATTTTAGCATGTTCTTATGGAAGTGGTGCAGTTCTATGGGCTCCCATTGCAACACTTTTTATGAAAAAGCATGGCGTATTAGCTGTATTTGGTTTGTTTGCAGTTATATTTGCTGTTGTAATGATTCCAACCTCATTTCTTATAAAGAATGTACCTGAGAATTTTAATGAAAGGCTAAAGAAAGTCTCAAAAACAAGTAATAATGTTGTAGGTAATATGGATTACACATGGAGAGAAATGTTAAAGACATCAACATATTACATTTTGGTTATAACACTTACATTGGGGGCTACAGCAGGCTTAATGGTTATGGGACATGCTTCAACAATTCTACAGGAAGTTCTTAAGTACACAGCTGAAAGAGCAGCACTATTGGTTGGATTGTTTTCTGTTTTTAATTCCTTTGGACGTTTTATATTTGGATTTGTTTCAGACCGTTTTGGAAGATATAATGTCATGATGTTTTTATTTGCTGTAATTGGTGGAGCTATGATACTGCTTACTAAATCAAGCGGCATAATATTTGTAGCCGCACTTCTTATAATAAGTGCCTGCTATGGAGGGTTTACTTCTATGTTTTCACCAGTATGTG encodes:
- a CDS encoding thiolase family protein, which gives rise to MEKCVIVAYGRSAIAKAIKGTLAAANPVDFGAEVLKGVVKRVPQLDLNDIDDVIVGCAIPEGKMGLNPARNIVIRAGFPVEVPAQTVNRFCASGVQAVAIGASMIMSGLQDVVIAGGVESMSCPVISDNSAYLNEWLLNNTDIYMPMGITAENVAARCGISRERMEQMAVESHAKAAEAVENGLFDDEIIPVTGYDKEGNPVIFKRDECYRKGTNMEVLATLKPCFKEDGLVTAATSSQRSDGASFVVLMSEKKAKELGIKPIASFISFAVEGLDPAYMGLGPIYAVEKVLDKSGLTLEDMDVIELNEAFASQAIATIDELKMDKSKVNPRGGALALGHPLGATGAILLCKAMNYLKDTGGKYGLITMCVGGGMGAACIIEMME
- a CDS encoding L-lactate MFS transporter; the encoded protein is MNFERRRWIYMASAMVLALCSGIGYAWSVFQKPLMGNLNCGLKAISFTFTIQILISTIAPVFLGKYQKTLGVGNYLRIGIGFYVIGLAATMFTNTIGYLYIVYGIVVGIGIAMLYPTLMSYSTSLFPDKTGLASGILACSYGSGAVLWAPIATLFMKKHGVLAVFGLFAVIFAVVMIPTSFLIKNVPENFNERLKKVSKTSNNVVGNMDYTWREMLKTSTYYILVITLTLGATAGLMVMGHASTILQEVLKYTAERAALLVGLFSVFNSFGRFIFGFVSDRFGRYNVMMFLFAVIGGAMILLTKSSGIIFVAALLIISACYGGFTSMFSPVCADNFGLKNLSVNYPFLYVAYGLAGAIGPQLAARIKTVSGGYNLAFLTVTGMSVLGFFLVLFLKSKKKLHSKYNF